The proteins below are encoded in one region of Herpetosiphon gulosus:
- a CDS encoding DUF4440 domain-containing protein: MLDDQMILRELVTTWIQATEAGEVSKILPLLDDDVIFLVAGQAPMRGKPAFIAASAGLSQFKLKIDFEIQEIKLNGKWATCWNQLRVQIQPQHGKPPLVRTGDSFSLWQKHAHGWLLLRDANMLQTLKEA; encoded by the coding sequence ATGCTCGACGATCAGATGATCCTGCGCGAATTGGTCACAACCTGGATTCAGGCGACCGAAGCTGGCGAGGTAAGCAAGATTTTGCCCTTGTTGGATGATGATGTAATTTTTTTGGTAGCTGGTCAAGCGCCGATGCGCGGCAAGCCAGCCTTTATAGCTGCTTCTGCTGGCTTGAGTCAATTCAAACTCAAAATCGATTTTGAAATTCAAGAAATTAAACTTAATGGCAAATGGGCAACCTGCTGGAATCAGTTGCGGGTGCAGATTCAGCCGCAGCATGGCAAACCGCCGCTTGTACGAACTGGTGATAGCTTTTCGTTATGGCAAAAACATGCCCATGGCTGGCTTTTGCTGCGCGATGCCAATATGCTCCAAACATTGAAAGAGGCATAA
- a CDS encoding response regulator transcription factor yields the protein MQRILIVDDEPSVVDVVRSRFEREGFAVGETGSGEDALVRLRNETYDLLILDIGLPGIDGFGVLRQMRAEGFEQPVIMLTARADEVDRVVGLELGADDYVVKPFSPRELVARVRALLRRTAEASRLRQQIGDAAPTSSGLQLDNARRRATFRDVQLTLRPKEFDLLAYLASHPGQVFTREVLLGQVWGYDEYVDARTVDVHIRRLRSKLSEIDAESNLIQTEWGIGYRFIEG from the coding sequence ATGCAACGTATTTTAATTGTTGATGATGAACCAAGTGTGGTCGATGTAGTACGTTCGCGCTTTGAGCGCGAAGGCTTTGCAGTGGGCGAAACTGGCTCAGGCGAAGATGCCTTGGTACGCTTGCGCAACGAAACCTATGATCTATTGATTTTGGATATTGGCTTGCCTGGAATCGATGGCTTTGGGGTGTTACGCCAAATGCGAGCCGAAGGCTTTGAGCAACCAGTCATTATGCTAACTGCCCGTGCCGATGAGGTTGATCGGGTCGTCGGTTTGGAGTTGGGCGCTGACGATTATGTGGTGAAACCATTCTCCCCTCGCGAACTAGTAGCCCGAGTACGGGCATTGTTGCGGCGTACTGCCGAGGCTAGCCGTTTGCGCCAACAGATTGGTGATGCCGCGCCAACTTCAAGTGGCTTGCAGCTTGATAATGCTCGTCGCCGCGCTACCTTCCGCGATGTGCAATTAACCTTGCGTCCCAAAGAATTCGATTTATTGGCCTATTTGGCTTCGCACCCAGGCCAAGTATTTACCCGTGAAGTGTTGCTAGGACAAGTTTGGGGCTACGATGAATATGTTGATGCCCGCACCGTCGATGTGCATATTCGGCGCTTACGCTCGAAATTAAGCGAGATCGATGCTGAATCGAATTTGATTCAGACTGAATGGGGTATTGGTTATCGCTTTATCGAAGGCTAA
- a CDS encoding FMN-binding negative transcriptional regulator, protein MYIPKHFAEPNPDVLHELIQRQPLATIITIGAEGINANHIPLYLDPQAGEFGTLYGHVARANRMWQEQHSQQEVLAIFHGTDSYITPSWYASKAQTGKVVPTWNYAVAHAYGPLQVIDDPQWLRQQLERLTNHNEASFEHQWQVADAPHDYTEALLKAIVGIAIPITRLLGKWKVSQNQPQANQQGVIAGLAASSEPSAAAMIELIKQRQSS, encoded by the coding sequence ATGTATATTCCCAAACATTTTGCCGAGCCAAATCCCGATGTATTGCATGAATTAATCCAACGCCAACCTTTGGCGACGATTATTACGATTGGCGCTGAAGGCATCAATGCTAACCATATTCCGTTGTACCTCGATCCTCAAGCGGGTGAATTTGGCACACTCTATGGCCATGTGGCGCGGGCTAACCGCATGTGGCAGGAGCAGCATTCGCAACAGGAAGTTTTGGCGATTTTTCATGGAACTGATAGCTATATCACGCCAAGTTGGTATGCCAGCAAAGCTCAAACTGGTAAGGTTGTGCCAACTTGGAATTATGCTGTGGCCCACGCCTATGGCCCTTTGCAGGTGATCGACGACCCACAATGGTTGCGCCAACAGCTTGAGCGGCTGACCAACCACAACGAAGCCAGTTTTGAGCATCAGTGGCAGGTTGCTGATGCACCACACGACTATACCGAAGCCCTGCTCAAAGCGATTGTTGGTATTGCGATTCCAATTACCCGCTTGCTCGGCAAATGGAAAGTTAGCCAAAATCAGCCGCAAGCCAACCAACAAGGCGTAATCGCAGGTTTAGCGGCAAGCTCAGAACCAAGCGCCGCCGCCATGATTGAGCTAATCAAACAACGCCAATCGTCTTGA